From Sediminispirochaeta bajacaliforniensis DSM 16054, the proteins below share one genomic window:
- the mltG gene encoding endolytic transglycosylase MltG — protein MRRAAKIILIIFVCLAAAVLVVAAALSWLNSAPAYSEHSETPSDSDRLLAIEAGDTLSSVAGRLKEMGAIRSRYFFLALAKWQGTESKIKRGLYTIAPGLTALEVHDLLVEGKQRLFKVTIPEGFGAREIGDILAEAGVVDKEAFLDAVSHYKPAEDAFPVEWGNKGAEGFLFPDTYLFQKDYPAKQVVEHLVDSFFAELERFEPDYKSLKPEELYQRVILASVVEREYRRAEEAPLIASVFWNRLATNMPLQSCATVVYVLTEEQGRPHPERITFRDLEVDSPYNTYLHKGLPPGPICNPGLTALKAAFQPEKSDYLFFVLKNPQTGEHVFSKNYGDHDRAYQLYIKGR, from the coding sequence ATGAGGCGTGCTGCGAAAATCATTCTTATCATCTTTGTCTGTCTTGCGGCCGCCGTCCTTGTGGTGGCGGCCGCTCTCTCGTGGTTGAACAGCGCTCCTGCATATAGCGAACATAGCGAAACCCCTTCCGATTCGGACCGATTGCTTGCCATTGAGGCAGGAGATACCCTTTCGTCGGTTGCCGGTCGCTTAAAGGAGATGGGAGCAATACGCAGCCGTTATTTCTTCCTTGCTTTGGCAAAATGGCAGGGAACCGAATCGAAGATCAAGCGCGGGCTCTATACTATAGCTCCGGGACTTACCGCTCTTGAGGTACACGACCTTTTGGTGGAGGGAAAACAGCGGCTTTTTAAGGTAACGATTCCCGAGGGGTTTGGAGCCAGGGAGATCGGCGATATTCTTGCAGAGGCTGGAGTTGTCGATAAAGAAGCCTTTCTTGATGCCGTCTCGCACTACAAGCCTGCCGAGGATGCATTTCCTGTCGAATGGGGGAATAAAGGAGCCGAAGGGTTTTTGTTTCCCGACACCTATCTTTTTCAGAAGGATTATCCCGCTAAGCAGGTTGTCGAGCATCTGGTTGATTCGTTTTTTGCCGAATTGGAACGGTTTGAGCCGGATTATAAAAGCCTTAAGCCCGAAGAACTCTATCAACGGGTTATTCTCGCATCGGTCGTGGAACGGGAATACCGTCGAGCCGAAGAGGCGCCTCTTATCGCTTCTGTTTTCTGGAATCGGCTTGCAACCAATATGCCGCTTCAAAGTTGTGCAACTGTCGTGTATGTATTGACCGAGGAGCAGGGTAGGCCTCATCCCGAACGAATCACCTTCAGGGATCTTGAGGTAGACTCTCCCTACAATACGTATCTTCATAAGGGGCTTCCGCCCGGACCTATTTGCAATCCAGGGTTGACGGCCTTGAAAGCCGCCTTTCAGCCGGAAAAGAGCGATTATCTCTTCTTTGTTTTAAAGAACCCACAGACCGGTGAGCACGTATTTTCCAAAAACTACGGTGATCATGACCGAGCCTATCAATTGTATATAAAGGGACGGTAA